TATTGCCCCTCCAAAACCTGCTGCAATATGTCCCTTTATATGTGATACAACTACAATCTCATCAGAGTTGTAAATATCTCCTGCTATCCATATTTTTTTAAAAAATTTGGAATCTTCAGTATTTATCTCAACCCTATTATTCGATCTTAATCCATCGGCTATTATAATCGGTACTCCGGTAGAATCATACCCAAATCCATTGTAAATTGCTGAGTTTAGAAAGTCTACAGCATTCGTCCTTGCTCCTCTATAAAGAGTATTTGTGTCTGTTAAAAACACCTTACCACCTTTATTTTTAATATTTTCAACTATTCTTCTAATAAAAACAGGTCTTATATAACTTGTATTTCCAAGCTCTCCAAAATGCACTTTACATGCAACTATAGAATCTTTAATTATATTATATTTTATTTTATCAAAAGCATTATCAATATAGTTTAGAACAGATTTATTAATTTTTCTTAAATTAATAAAATAAACTTCACTCATAATAACCTATCTTTTAATAACTTTTATTATTTATAAATATATTTAATATTAAAATTATTAAAAATCAAATAGAATTATTTGACAAAAGGATAAAATTAAATATATTTGGTTAAAAAATGATATAGGAACAGCTAATTATGAAAATACTCAAAGTCGAAGAAAAATCAATAAAATCAAATTTCTATCCATTAATAAATCCTTTTTCAGAAATAAATAGAAATTTTTTGCCAGAACTCTTAAACTTTTCATATCAAAATATTGACTATATTAAAATCAACGATGAAGTTAATTTAAAAGGAGCTATACATAGGATAAGATTACTACCAAACGTATGTTTTATTATATTAAGAACAGATAGATCTTTAGTCCAACTAATAGTTGAAGAAAGTGATTTTAATAAATTAAATATAAATAACTTTATTGAAGGTGATTTCATTGAAGTTAAAGCAAAAAAGAGAGAAGCACAACTTAAAGACAAATCTATATTTCCTAACAATTTTGAGTTTTTAGTAACTGAAATAAAATTAATCCATAGACCAAAAGAGGTTCCACCATTTGAAATAAATAAAAAAGAGTTAAATGTTAAACCTGACACAGAATTTGATTACAGACCTATAAGTTTAAGACATCCTAAAAAAAGAGCCATTTTTAAGATAGCAGAAGCAATCTCAAATGCTTTTGGATTTTACCTTTCATCTCTTGGTTTTACAAGAATTCATACTCCAAAAATTGTTTTTGCTGGAGCTGAAGGTGGTACAAATATATTTAAACTTCCATATTTTGATAAAGAAGTTTTTCTTGCCCAATCTCCACAATTTTACAAACAATATGGAGTTGGAATATTTGGTAGAGTTTATGAAATTGGCCCTGTATTTAGAGCAGAAAAACATAATACTTCAAGACATTTAAATGAATATATTTCTCTCGACTTTGAAATGGGATATATTGATTCTTTTTATGATGTAATTCAAATTGAGATCGGATTTTTAAAATTTCTTTACAGTTATTATTTGCCAACTTTTTATAAATTTGAAATAAATCTACTTGATATAAAACTCCCAGAAACAGATAAATTTCTTGCACTTACTATTAAAGAGATTCATGAAATAGTATTTAATGAAACAAAAAAAGACTATAGAAATGAACCAGACCTTTCACCAGATGAAGAAAAATATATTTGTGATTGGGCATACAAAAATTATCAAACAGAATTTGTTTTTGCTACAAATTTCCCAACTTCTAAAAGACCATTTTACACAATGGAAACAAAAGATGATCCATCAGTAACAGAATCTTTTGATCTCTTATTTAGAGGACTTGAAGTTACTACTGGAAGTCAAAGAATTCATGACTATGATATGCAGGTTGAGAAACTAAAAAGATTTGGATTAAATCCAGATGATTTTGAATCTTATCTTCAGATACACAAATATGGAATACCTCCACATGGCGGATTAGCAATAGGTCTTGAAAGATTAACTGCAAGAACAATAGGTCTTGAAAATGTTAAAGAAGCTTCAATGTATCCAAGAGATATTAATAGAGTTACACCATAATAAATTAAAAAATTAACTATATCATAAATATTAAAATTTATTTGATTCAAAAATATAAATATTATTTATATTTTATTTTAAATAATTTTTTATTAATTTTACTAAATAGAGAGAATTTATGGAAAAATTTGTAAATTTTGAAGGTTTGACATTTGATGATATACTTATTCTTCCTCAGTATTCAGAAATTTCACCATCTAAAGTTGATGTCAAAACTAGTTTACACGAAAAAATTAATTTAAACATACCTTTACTTTCTGCTGCTATGGATACTGTTACTGAATCTGAAATGGCAATTGCTCTTGCATGCCAAGGTGGTATTGGAATAATTCATAAAAACATGTCCCCAGAAGAACAAGCAAAAGAAGTTTATAAAGTTAAAAGGTTTGAGTCAGGGATAATTAATAATCCAATAGTGGTACATCCTGAAACAAGGTTAAAAGAAGTTTTTTTAATAATGAAGGAAAATAATATCAATGGGTTTCCAGTTGTTGACAAGGATATGAAACTTGTAGGAATGCTTACAAATAGGGACATTAGATATATTGAAGACGAAAACCTCGAAGTTTATAAAATAATGACTCCTTTCGAAAAACTTATATATGCTTATGAACCAATTAATCTTGAAGAAGCAAAAAATATAATGAATAAATCCAAAATTGAAAAATTACCAATTATAAATAAAGATAGAGAACTTAAAGGACTTGTAACATATAAAGATATACTTAAAGAAATAAATTATCCAAATGCATCAAGGGATTCAAAAAATAGACTTCTCGTAGGTGCTGCTGTTGGAGTTGAAGAAGATGCCAAAAGGAGAGTTCCCTTATTACTTGATAATGAATGTGATTTAATAGTTGTAGATACTGCACACGGACATACAAAAAATGTTGGAAATACTATAAAATGGATAAAAAAAAATTTCGAATGTGTTGTTGTTGGAGGTAATATTGCAACTTATGAAGCTGCCCTATTTTTAAAAGATTGTGGAGCCGATGTTGTTAAAGTTGGAATAGGACCAGGTTCTATTTGTACAACAAGAGTAGTGGCAGGAATTGGTGTTCCACAATTAACTGCTATTCTTGAAGTTTCAAAAGCTCTAAAAGGTTCTAATATAAAAATAATAGCTGATGGTGGTATTAGATACTCTGGAGATATTGTAAAAGCAATAGCAGCTGGGGCTCATGCAGTTATGCTTGGAAACCTATTTGCTCAAACTGAAGAAGCCCCTGGCGAACTTATACATATCGGGGGGAAAAGATATAAAATATATAGAGGAATGGGTTCAATAGATGCTATGATTAAAGGAAGTAAAGATAGGTATTTTCAAGATTCTGTTGAAAATGAAAAACTTGTTCCAGAAGGAATTGTTGGATCTGTCCCCTATAGAGGAAAAGCTGAAGATCTTATTTTCCAACTTATTGGAGGGCTTAAATCAGGAATGGGTTATATAGGAGCTAAGAATTTAGAAGAACTAAGGGAAAAATCAAAATTTATCAAAATTACTAATTCAGCATTAAAAGAATCCCATCCTCATGATGTAGATATAAGGAAAGAAGCACCAAACTATTTTTTAAATTAACAAATTCTATTTAAAAAAACCAGCTTAATAAGTAAATATAAAATTTTCCTAAAAAGTATTACCAGTGAACTTTGAGGATTACTTTAGATCCATTATTTTCAAAAGAAAGTTCGTCAAATATAATTTTAACCATATAAAGTCCTCTACCAAAATATGTAGACGTATTATACAAATTTTTTATATCTTCTTTATTCAAAAAACCTTTCCCATTATCCTCAATAATAAAAATTGCATAATTTTCATAAAATTTCTTATTAATGTTAACATATTTTTTCTCTTTATTTACTATTTCAGCCCTTTTTTTGAACTCTGATTCCAATTTCCCCTCAATAATAAGCCTCTGCTTTTCCTCTGGTGTTATACCCAAATTTCCATGTTCCATAGCATTTGTTATAATCTCTGAAAGCCCTACAACTAAAGAATTTATTCTTGTATCAGGCAAAATATCTACCAATTCTTCAACACACCAATAAGAAACTGGCAAAATATTATCTAAATCATTTTCGATTGTTATATTAGCCTCAAGATATTTATACTTTATGCTTTTTTTACTTTTCTGTTTTTTCTCTATAATAATAGGAATAATTCTTTTAATATATCCTATAAATTCTCTCCAATTAACTGGCTTCTCAAAAAATTTATCAACACCTAGATTTATTAATTTGATAAGAGTTGTTTCTTCAATATAGCCAGATATAACTATTATAAAATTGACTAATTTCTTTTCCTTGAGTTTTTCTATTATTTGTATTCCTGATAATTTTTTTGTAAACCTTATATCTATAATCAATATATCAATTAAAGCTTTCGATATTTCAATCTCGGAAAGAAATTCATAAAACTCATCATCTGTTGAAATTGTCTTAAATTCTATATTCTTTAGTATAGAAAAAATATTATTAGCTATACTACAAAGTGACTTATCATCATCAATAAATAATATTTTTATACTCAAATAATATCCTTTTTATTATTTAAATTTTTATTATAAATAATATAATAACTTTTATCAATTTTTATAAATTTAGTAAAATATTTACTAAATATTTCGTTTAATTTTTCATAGTATTTATATAAAAGAGGAACATATTCATAAAGGATAATGCCAAAAAATATTCCTCCCAAAATATCAACAAAATAGTGAGCATAAATATAAATAGTTGATAAAAATAAAGTAACAGTAAAAGGAAAATATAAAGGAATTAACCATCTATTTAATTTCCTGTTTAATAATAAAGCTATTAATGAAATTGCAACATGAGATGAAGGAAAAGCAGCTCCCCCAAGATTTGCAGTATTAAATATTTTTTTCATAAGATTAGTAAAAAAATAACCTTTAAAATGCTCATACCACAATTGATTTAACTCAGAAAAATAAAACTTAGGACCCTTAACAGGAAATATAACATAAAAAATATATAGAAAACAAAATGAAGTTGTAGTTAACCACAAACCAAACTGAGCTTGTTTTTCTTTCTTTCTTAAATACAAAAACCACCATCCAGAAGTAATCATAAAGTAGTAAAAAAAATATGAGAAAAAAAACAGCTCATTTACCCATCTAACACCATAAAAATCTTTAAATAAATGTAATGCAGGTTGATAATGAAAAATTATATAATCAATATCAGCAAATATCTTATCTAGTGATTTATTATTGTAGAATAACTGTGATAAAGTAATACATTCATTAAAAAAAATAATATAAAAAGCTTGTGGATAAAAAAATCTGAAAAATCTTATAAACCTATTTTTACTATTATTTGTTAATTTAATAAAAATTATTTGAAAAATAATAAGAATAATAAAAACAATTGAATAGAATAATCCTCTATCAATTTTAATATTTAAAAAATTTATTTTTATTTTACCAAAATTAAGAATTGAGTATATAGAAAATATAAAAGAAGTAATTAAAATTGAAATATCAGTAGGAAAGAAAATTCCATTTAATTCTCTTTTTTCCATAAAAATGAATATATTTTTTAATTTACATACAGTGATATTTTTAATACAAAAATTTAATTTATCAAGTTTTATTTCCTACTAATTTAAACAGATTGCAATATATTTCTATTATATAAATCAACGAATTTACATTAGTAATTTGATTTTTATCATAACTTATAAATACACAGTTTTCATTTTTATTTATATTCAAATTTTTATCTATCATATATTCGTTTAAAAATCTCTCATTATAAAGATTTTTAGAAATCGCTATATAAGAGTAACCTTTATCTAAAACTAAGAATATAAAATCATAATTGTTTAGCCAAAGATCATAAAACAATCTTTTATAAATATCTTCAAAAAAAAATCCATAATAAATATTTCTATTATTAATTTTCAAAAAATTAACATTATTTAAATTAAAACTATAATAATTTAAAAAAAGAGTCTCAAAGATAAAGTAAACATAAAATCTTTCATTAAAATAGAAATAAGAACAAATATTAAAATTGTAGAGAAACTTTTCTTTCAAATTATAAAAAATTTGAAAAATATCCTTTTCATATTTTCTATCACAAAAATCTAAAATAATATAACCACAATACTCTGTAAAAAAAAAGTTGTAATTAATTTTATAGAAATATTTATTAAACTCATTTTCAAAAGATTCAAAAAATTTATTTAATTTAGAAATTAAAATTCTTTTTTTTAAATCTATTTTACAAATTAACCTTTTTTCTATTAAATCTGAAGGAATAAAATCATAGTAATTTGAATTACTTATATGTAATTTATTGCCCCCAAAATATATAACTTTTTCTATTTTATATTTATCAATATATCCAATATCAGAAAAATTACTCATTTTCATTGGAATAAATTGAGAATTTTTTAAAATGAATGTTAGTTTATCATCAAAGTTTAATATTTCTTCAACCTCTGATTCAAATATAATTGAATTTTTAAAAACCATATTTATAATATTAATTTTAATTTTAATTTTATTTCTATATATATTTTAATCAAATTATCTTTGCAATTTTTATTTATATAATTTTTCCAAAAAAATAATTTTTTTTTAATATTTAATTAACTAAATAAATAATAATTTACTATTTTTCTTGAATTTTATTTAATCATATCAGCAGAAACATTAAAAACTCTTTCACAATAAAAACATTTAAAATTTTTTTCTTTTTCATTTTCAAGAATAAACCTTGTTTCAAGATTTTCAACTGTAGAAATACAATTTGGATTAGGGCACCTAATAATATTTTCAAGAACCTCTGGAAGATTAATTTTTCTTTTCTCTATAACTTTACTATCTTTAATTATATTGATAGTAGCTCCTGGAGCTATTAATGCTAATTTATCTGTTTCTTTCTTCTCTAGAAATTTATTTTCATATTTTATTAAATCCTTTTTACCCATTTTATTTGAGTCAAGATTCATACCTATTGCAATGAGACCATCAGTTTTATGTCCTATAATCTCTATTACTTTTAAAGCTTGTGCTGCAGGTATGTGATCTATCACAGTTCCATTCTTGATTTTAAATACTTTAAATTCTCTTTCATTTGTCTGCATAAAACCTCCAAATTATAATTTAATTCAAATTATAAGATTTTTCATAAAATTCTTCTATAAAAATATAATCTTCTACTTAATTGTTCCTAAAACAAGACCAAGTAAAGCTTCTCTTACATAAACTCCATTTTCAGCTTGATCAAAATAAATTGCTCTTCTATCATTATCAACTTCAGGAGAAATTTCATCAACTCTAGGAAGTGGATGCATTAAATATGTGCTTTCACCTAAATATTTTAAATCTTCTTTAGATATTTTATAAGAACCAGCTACCTTTAAATACTCAATAGGATCAGAAAATCTTTCTTTCTGAATTCTAGTACAGTATAAAATATCTAAATCTTTGGAAATTTCTCTAAAATCTTCATGAATATAAAAATTTACATTTTTCTTTTTAAGAAAATCATAGTAATAATCTGGAACTCTTAACAGCTCTGGAGATATAAAATGAATTTCACAATTATAAAAACTTAAAGCCATTAATAATGAGTGAATGGTTCTACCAAACTTCAGGTCTCCCATTAGTCCTATTTTTAAATTATTTAAATGTCCTTTAACTTCATTAATAGTAAAAAGATCTAGCAAGGTTTGGGTTGGGTGCTGGTTTGCACCATCTCCACCGTTAATAATAGGTTTATTTGAAACCTCTGCTGCTCTTCTAGCTGCACCTTCAACCGGATGCCTCATAACAATAGCATCAACATATCTGGAAATATTTTTAATTGAATCACTCAAAGATTCTCCTTTTTTTGTTGAAGAAACATCAGATGAAGCAAAACCTATAATTTGCCCATTTTGTTTTAATATAGCAGTTTCAAAAGATAATCTAGTTCTTGTTGATGGTTCAAAAAATAAAGTCGCAATTATTTTGCCACTTAATGTATTTTTCCATTTACCTTCTTTGACTTCCTTACTTTTTACGAGAATATAATCCAACTCTTCTTTATTCATGTCATTTATTGATATTATTGATTTACCTACAAAATTCATATAAACTCCTTTTTTAATAAATTTCCAAATTTTTTAAAATGGGGAAAAAATATTTAAAAAAAAACCAGACCCATTAGGGTCTGGTTTGAAAAACTATTTTACAATTTCCCTTAAGTCTTTCCCAGGAACAAACTTTGGTACTTTTGTTGCAGGAATTTTAATTTTTTGACCAGTTTTAGGATTTCTTCCTTCTCTAGCTTTTCTTTCAACTACTTTGAAAGTACCAAATCCAACAAGTTGAACAGTACCTTTTTTCTTAAGTTCACCTTTTACAACATCAATAAAAGCATTAATAACATCTTCTACAATCTTTTTGCTTGGAGCATCTGCTTTTTTCTTAATAGCAGCAATTAAATCTGCTTTATTCATATTATCTCCTTAAGGATTTTTTAGCTTTCTAAAATTCTTTTAACTCAAAAAACTATATTTGTCAAGTTTTTTTTTAAATTATTTTAAAAAATATTATTGTTTTTCTGTAAAAATTAATAATTTTTTAATTCTTTGTGAATTTCTTTTCTATAAATAAAAGAAAGAGAGTAAAAATTTCCACCATTTTTTATATTTAATATATCATTAATAACAACTATATTTTTATTTGTTAAATATTTCTTAAAAAAATCAAAATCTTCTAAATATAGTTTATTTATATTAAAATATTTTTTATTTGTAACTAAGCCTATTGCTTTTAGAAATTCTTTCTTTAATGAAATTGAACTAATTGAAATTTTATTATTTTTAATTTTTTTACCAAAGTTATCATTTAAAAAATTATTCATAAAGTTTTCTATTTTAAATTCTTCCTTTTTGTTTATCCAAAAGTTATTTCTTACCCATCCTTCTTCATTTATTACTCCATCAATTAATATTTTTTCTTCATATAAATCAATATGCTTTTTAATCTTAAACGGGGTAAAAATATCATCTGAATCAAGAAAAAAAATTATATCACCGGTAGATTTTTTTATACCTATATTCCTTGCATATGAGACACCAAAATTATGTTTTAATTTAATTATTTTGAGATTTTTCATTAATAAATTCTTGATATACATATATAAAATTCTATTTTCATTATAACTTATATATATATTTTTTTTTACATCTTTGATTATTCCACAAAATTTAAAAATTGAATTATACTGATCTTTTAACCAACCTGGAAAGTTTGAAGCAAAAATATAATCAATAAATTTATCAAATTTTATAAGATAATTATTTTTTATAAAATGTTTTCTTAATTTTTTTATTACTGTATTTGCTTTAATAATTTCTGAACCATCATCAACTATTAATATCTCAAAATCAATATAATTAATTTTTTCATCTTTTTTATTATTTTTTTCTCTTAACTTAAAGAATTGATTAATAAAAATAGATTGGAAAAAAATTGAATATAGACAAAATAAAAATAATTTATACCTATTATAAAAAGGTATAATAATAGATATTTTTTTTATTTTATTTGAAACTAAATTATTAAATTTATAATTAAAACTTATTTTGGAATCAAATTTATTTGAACTTTTATAGTTACTATTATTAATGGTGATGTAAAAACTATTTTTTTTTCTAAATAATAAAAAATAAATTAAATCATAAAAATTGTTGAAATGAAAAGTAAATTCAGAATTTAAAATATAATCAACAAAAATTGAAACAATATTATAAATTTTTTCACTTAATTTATCATTATTATTATCTTTAAAAAAATGCTCAAAATTAATAATTTGGAATAAATTCTCAGTTTCTTTATAATTTATAAAATAAAATTTTTTATCGTTTATAATTTTGCCAACTTTTATAATAGATAAAGTTTCTCTTTTTAATTGGTTATTTTTAGAAATATAATTTAAATCACTATACTTAGTTTTTTCCAAAATACTATTTAAAAAATTATTCAATTTAAGAATATTAAAATTTTCTATAAATTTTTTATAAAAAAAATTTAGCAAAAAATTGAATAATCTTTCAAAATTGTAAAAAACAAAAATTTCTTCCCTTGA
The window above is part of the Spirochaetota bacterium genome. Proteins encoded here:
- a CDS encoding HU family DNA-binding protein, producing MNKADLIAAIKKKADAPSKKIVEDVINAFIDVVKGELKKKGTVQLVGFGTFKVVERKAREGRNPKTGQKIKIPATKVPKFVPGKDLREIVK
- the aspS gene encoding aspartate--tRNA(Asn) ligase encodes the protein MKILKVEEKSIKSNFYPLINPFSEINRNFLPELLNFSYQNIDYIKINDEVNLKGAIHRIRLLPNVCFIILRTDRSLVQLIVEESDFNKLNINNFIEGDFIEVKAKKREAQLKDKSIFPNNFEFLVTEIKLIHRPKEVPPFEINKKELNVKPDTEFDYRPISLRHPKKRAIFKIAEAISNAFGFYLSSLGFTRIHTPKIVFAGAEGGTNIFKLPYFDKEVFLAQSPQFYKQYGVGIFGRVYEIGPVFRAEKHNTSRHLNEYISLDFEMGYIDSFYDVIQIEIGFLKFLYSYYLPTFYKFEINLLDIKLPETDKFLALTIKEIHEIVFNETKKDYRNEPDLSPDEEKYICDWAYKNYQTEFVFATNFPTSKRPFYTMETKDDPSVTESFDLLFRGLEVTTGSQRIHDYDMQVEKLKRFGLNPDDFESYLQIHKYGIPPHGGLAIGLERLTARTIGLENVKEASMYPRDINRVTP
- a CDS encoding response regulator, whose protein sequence is MSIKILFIDDDKSLCSIANNIFSILKNIEFKTISTDDEFYEFLSEIEISKALIDILIIDIRFTKKLSGIQIIEKLKEKKLVNFIIVISGYIEETTLIKLINLGVDKFFEKPVNWREFIGYIKRIIPIIIEKKQKSKKSIKYKYLEANITIENDLDNILPVSYWCVEELVDILPDTRINSLVVGLSEIITNAMEHGNLGITPEEKQRLIIEGKLESEFKKRAEIVNKEKKYVNINKKFYENYAIFIIEDNGKGFLNKEDIKNLYNTSTYFGRGLYMVKIIFDELSFENNGSKVILKVHW
- the pyrI gene encoding aspartate carbamoyltransferase regulatory subunit; protein product: MQTNEREFKVFKIKNGTVIDHIPAAQALKVIEIIGHKTDGLIAIGMNLDSNKMGKKDLIKYENKFLEKKETDKLALIAPGATINIIKDSKVIEKRKINLPEVLENIIRCPNPNCISTVENLETRFILENEKEKNFKCFYCERVFNVSADMIK
- the guaB gene encoding IMP dehydrogenase yields the protein MEKFVNFEGLTFDDILILPQYSEISPSKVDVKTSLHEKINLNIPLLSAAMDTVTESEMAIALACQGGIGIIHKNMSPEEQAKEVYKVKRFESGIINNPIVVHPETRLKEVFLIMKENNINGFPVVDKDMKLVGMLTNRDIRYIEDENLEVYKIMTPFEKLIYAYEPINLEEAKNIMNKSKIEKLPIINKDRELKGLVTYKDILKEINYPNASRDSKNRLLVGAAVGVEEDAKRRVPLLLDNECDLIVVDTAHGHTKNVGNTIKWIKKNFECVVVGGNIATYEAALFLKDCGADVVKVGIGPGSICTTRVVAGIGVPQLTAILEVSKALKGSNIKIIADGGIRYSGDIVKAIAAGAHAVMLGNLFAQTEEAPGELIHIGGKRYKIYRGMGSIDAMIKGSKDRYFQDSVENEKLVPEGIVGSVPYRGKAEDLIFQLIGGLKSGMGYIGAKNLEELREKSKFIKITNSALKESHPHDVDIRKEAPNYFLN
- a CDS encoding glycosyltransferase, translating into MKNVILIKPYFRDFYYTKNRNFPYGLFLIGSILENMGIDVKILDLSILKKKSVDLPIYYNDLKKFYKKDVSSFSSFNKFYHFGFDINESIKIIKNIMKKIGEPIFIGISNFAYPYSFYGDELSLKIRDIYKGYLVAGGIGSSYLEKEDEDIIDIKDLYDFIFILEADVSIKKFVENYNNFERKEFKDNISNLFSKKYSIHFRINFPQDFEIESIKNKDIFRKFLINLEEYFGINAKRITEIYPHFSLTFSRGCPYKCNFCYNKSFNIPYRKREIDNILEEIEIAHKNGFTKFNIDDDTFFYDKDFSYELLRKIQKEFNKKIELYFYNGFNFHHLEEKDLKFLSKIKIVKFITFSIGSVGIKTQEEINRPFITNFLSLDKSEIINEFNDKDNDSFKSRNIILNLLKKYKIDSQIFFITPFKNQNIIEVFNNFLFILSSGNNIGISIYYPTPSQKENLFYKKKEAFRSTFLNFKDFNLSREEIFVFYNFERLFNFLLNFFYKKFIENFNILKLNNFLNSILEKTKYSDLNYISKNNQLKRETLSIIKVGKIINDKKFYFINYKETENLFQIINFEHFFKDNNNDKLSEKIYNIVSIFVDYILNSEFTFHFNNFYDLIYFLLFRKKNSFYITINNSNYKSSNKFDSKISFNYKFNNLVSNKIKKISIIIPFYNRYKLFLFCLYSIFFQSIFINQFFKLREKNNKKDEKINYIDFEILIVDDGSEIIKANTVIKKLRKHFIKNNYLIKFDKFIDYIFASNFPGWLKDQYNSIFKFCGIIKDVKKNIYISYNENRILYMYIKNLLMKNLKIIKLKHNFGVSYARNIGIKKSTGDIIFFLDSDDIFTPFKIKKHIDLYEEKILIDGVINEEGWVRNNFWINKKEEFKIENFMNNFLNDNFGKKIKNNKISISSISLKKEFLKAIGLVTNKKYFNINKLYLEDFDFFKKYLTNKNIVVINDILNIKNGGNFYSLSFIYRKEIHKELKNY
- the pyrB gene encoding aspartate carbamoyltransferase encodes the protein MNFVGKSIISINDMNKEELDYILVKSKEVKEGKWKNTLSGKIIATLFFEPSTRTRLSFETAILKQNGQIIGFASSDVSSTKKGESLSDSIKNISRYVDAIVMRHPVEGAARRAAEVSNKPIINGGDGANQHPTQTLLDLFTINEVKGHLNNLKIGLMGDLKFGRTIHSLLMALSFYNCEIHFISPELLRVPDYYYDFLKKKNVNFYIHEDFREISKDLDILYCTRIQKERFSDPIEYLKVAGSYKISKEDLKYLGESTYLMHPLPRVDEISPEVDNDRRAIYFDQAENGVYVREALLGLVLGTIK
- a CDS encoding phosphatase PAP2 family protein, with protein sequence MEKRELNGIFFPTDISILITSFIFSIYSILNFGKIKINFLNIKIDRGLFYSIVFIILIIFQIIFIKLTNNSKNRFIRFFRFFYPQAFYIIFFNECITLSQLFYNNKSLDKIFADIDYIIFHYQPALHLFKDFYGVRWVNELFFFSYFFYYFMITSGWWFLYLRKKEKQAQFGLWLTTTSFCFLYIFYVIFPVKGPKFYFSELNQLWYEHFKGYFFTNLMKKIFNTANLGGAAFPSSHVAISLIALLLNRKLNRWLIPLYFPFTVTLFLSTIYIYAHYFVDILGGIFFGIILYEYVPLLYKYYEKLNEIFSKYFTKFIKIDKSYYIIYNKNLNNKKDII